The genomic stretch ttccgcaatttcagagtgaatttcaccgcggtgcataaaggtccataaattattgtaataatcaggctgtttaaaaacgtttgacgcacaacaaaaacaattagtcatttaccgttttatctgttctcggtaaataagacgcttacctttactttagattcttgatggaagaagtctaTCCAGGCAGCTGAAGTTATGCAGTTTCGTTAACTTTCACAactttcaaaatgaaatcaTAGCGTGATAGCCCGTCACGTAATGTTATGGTCACGTGGCTACGTAACCcgtcggcggccaaaatctttgtgaaaaacgaaatttctttttctctcccGAAAAAAAAGCCCTAAttgaatgagtttttcctccttaaattgcacaaaatgcgtATCTCACCAAGGAATTTGTATTGGTAATGAATCATTATTTTCACGGCATGGACTCCGCCCTTCCATATTTTCAGGCCAGGCGCGCATAGAGGGGGTGAGGGTGGGGGACAGTGGGATACCAATATACCCGCTTTTGTCCACATAAGATACCAATAGAACTAAAGATTTGTAAAACGTTTGATACCGAATGCCtgaaattaccttgaaaaagaaTACTATCTACCTAAATAAGGTATTTCTGGACTGAGACAGACCGTCcaaccttttttatttatccCAGAATCTAGTATTAGCGTCCAAGGACAAGGAGCGAGCCGCTACGGGCGGGGTAAGGCGGCATGCTTCCCCAGAGACTCCATTTCTATAAtgttcttagcctgcgtagcaggcccTTGGAAGTAGTGGACGCAAGAAAGTACGGGTGTCTCCGCGTGtctctctctcgcgcgcccgttctttcttgcgcccactacttccaagcgcctgctacgcaggctatgtgtTCTGAGAGAACAATTTAAGTAAAAGATGTTGTTAAATCGACTGAAGAATACTGtgaatattaaatattaaataaacaaataaaataaatagataaatgatCTTTAATCACAGGTTGACAGGGTCCTGCCTTTGTTTATAGTGCTCATACAGAGCCCACTGCGCCTGTCCTCAACTCTAACGACTCTAGCAAATTGTAAAGCTTCCGGAGGTATATTATCCTTAAAGCTCGCATATTGTACTAGGCAGATGGGCAGGAAGGGCTTAAATCACACAGATAGTTGCAAGGTCCACTGCACCAATTTCCTGGGAGACACCCCCCCGCCTCGAACCTTGTGCGAACGAACTGTTTTGAGTACTTGTTGATCAATTCGTAAAGGGGGTAGCTGAGGGTCGCTTTACGAAACACAACCGTGGCTCTTTACACTTTTTAGCATTAAGCTTCATCAAGAAAAAGTTTGGGACGTAGATGGAAATTGACAGTGGcacttcttaatttttcttgggCTTAGGTAGCCCATCAGATCCTATAACAAGTACTGGAATATATTCTTCGATATTTTGACACACTGAAAGCCATTTGAACTGGAAGAACGGTACTTCATACACGCTTCATCAAGCAATATTGGTGCAATTTGGAAGAAATGGGGATTATGAGACAGTTTGCTGAGAAGCAACACACCCAGATGAACTGTATAACTTTCGGTTCACTGCAATTCGGTCATGCAAGTCTAATCCGGTAGATTCCCTCCTTTGCCAGCCCATGCGAACTTTTGGTCAGCATATTTTGATCAGTGTGACAACGTATATTTACATAAAAGATTGTGTCTTAATatcaaaaatttagaaaaaaaggtaatttataTCCTTATCGTGGCACTCCAAAAAGTTCCGTAAACCTGAACAAAATTGAGCCCAGATACCTGAAAACCCAAAACCCCCGGCCAGACCTCTCTCCTTTAGAACGTCAAAATCACGTAACCCGGATGTCAACAAGACGTCACATTAAAATACCCTTCATGGAAACTACAAGACTCCCTGTAGGTGCATTTTTAAAGACTATTACATATCCGTTCTTTGGAAACGTTTTTGTCGTACTAACTATTTTGGCCTCTTATATGGGACTTTCTAAGTTGACAGCATAAGGGATTAGAGACCAGGTAGCACAGGCCACCCCACCAGGTTCCTAATCTCAATTGTTGCACATGCGATTTCACTTCTTTAagcaacaaacttgaaaaacaggAATCAAATTTTGCTCTAAAAATTATGCTTTGCCAAGTCCGAGAAATGAATTCTCATGTGCAACAATTACAATTAGCGACCTGGCAGGTTGGGGCAAAAGGGTTGGTAGGTCACCTCTCTAATCCTTTATACTGTACGTGAATGTTAGAAATGTACCATATAAGAGGCCAAAATAGTCATTACAAGAAACTGGTTTGAAATGAACGGATAAAAGAGGGTTCAAAAAATGCACCTAAAGCCAACCTTACACCTTGTTGGCATgctaatgtgatttttgaaaacgttttaaagGAAGGGATTAATATAGCCTGCAAGGCGTATTTTGCTGTGCGATCGATTTGAACTTTCGCTAGACCGAGAGTTGGGGGGAGTCAAAAAGTGATTCCAAGTGAGAGGTTGCCAGCCCCTCCTCATCGGGTCgcgcgataaaaaaaaaaatggttcatTACCAATACAAATTCCTTGGTGTGATacgcattttgtgcaatttaaggaggaaaaactcattcaattagggcttttttttctggagagaaacagaaatttcgtatatcacaaagattttggccgccgacgGGTTACGTGGCCACGTGACCATAACATTACGTGACGGGCTATCACGCTatgatttcattttgaaaattaacgaaactgcataacttcagctgcctggatagacttcttccatcaagaatctaaagtaaaggtaagcgtcttatttaccgagaacagataaaacggtaaatgactaattgtttttgttgtgcgtcaaacgtttttaaacagccAGATTATTACTATAATTTATGAACCTTTATGCACCGCGGCAGGAgtgaaattcactctgaaattgcggaaagaacttaaaattctacgttgcctttcttgtacatgttttgtatcccggggtagtgatatttattttcattacttagagagcttggatcaacttctgatctagagaattctactaaaaacattgtttactgttcagtgcaggtagttagttacaagacgacggcgcccgccagttgatcgtggtaatcagtaacatgcatGACCATGCCTGTTAGTATATCTAtttcgattcaaaagtacttaaagaagcttaattactttcttttagaggccggagacgaattcaagtgtcaaaagaggcaatttcatggaacttttaacctgtacaatcatgacatctgacacggccagtaattatgcaaatatacgcaaaatggcagattataatctactgttggttgcaatcccagaagatacccgcaagtctgagcctataaaccaaaaaaataaggttaaaactttactttgatatgatttttcaaccagatttaggccgcaacttttgagatattttccctcaaatcttccttactttcagggtttggattaagcctgcaacataggtattctttgaaccactgtaacttgaacatgttttgatcaaagatatttttatttagcctgtgaactatcgaaggttaactaaaaaaactgaatcgaacagattttttgtgcgggcatttgtttgtttgcaacgcgcttttcaaaatccatcaattttagtcttcGAAACACTCTCTGAGAAGCCGAGACGGACTCAATTTGTTTTTGGCTTgtagcagagctaagaataagaatttgaaaacaaaaatagcgattttagtacacacctactaaagcctcttcaccgacaaaaaataaaggaaaagtattttttgtcgcgaaatcgagtggaccgcttttagggagactgcctcttaacaGCCATTCCATTTTTCTCAATGCAAATATGTAGgaagaaacacaaaaacagcGGGCAAGAAGTATAGAGGTGGTGGGTGGGGGGAGGTggtgggtggggggaggggaaaggtGGGCAAGTAAATAATTCCCCATtattccctcccctccctctaAATTGACATCTAGTTTGTGCTTTCATTAAAAGAGCCGTGTCACGAAattcaccaaaattcaaacagtgggaacTGTCACCAATTTAAATGAAACGttaaaaaaactgataaaaaagtaacacgATGGCATAAATAACACCGCAAATAAAAACTGAGgaggcacggatggacaaacgtGAAGAGGACTGAAACGCactgcaattgtggtttttgaaaagttgttagcctgacagtttttcaaagttcatttttgtcgTTTGTAATGTTTGATATAAGGCTTCTGAGACATCTTTGtttgacacaaagctgtgattttgtcattcacaagtaatttctcaagttccatagcAATAATCTATGTGTAATTGGGATTAGTAATGGTAATTGTACGACACGAAGTCATATAACCAATTAATTCTGTCAATAATAAAAAGGGAGAATCTCAGTCTCGgaatatttatttatgtaaatAGAAGTCATTGGACCagctagttttaaaaatttttcttttccagttgaaGCTGAAAATCTTACCTGATTGCTATTTTTTCACTGATGTTGATGGGTTGTCACGTGCTATGTAGTTAAATTTCATTGGCTAGTGGCATTTGCTAGTTGATTTTCATTGGTTCTCTAACTGTCCGATTTGACCTGTCCGATTACAAGCTCCTGGTAATTGGACAGGTCAAATCAGACAGGAGTTACAATAGCAAAATAATCTATAAATATGGACTGTTAAGAACCAATCAAATTgaagcattttgttattgacacaattaaTTACTATAAACAAAATGGACTAGACAGCCATAACACTTACAGCCCCTTTAAAATAATAAGAGCTAGAGAAACTAAAGTCGCTCGAACAGTTGAAAACTCCAGAGTGGCATCAGTCCCACCTTTCTTTCCTGCCTTGATgtcctgttttttctttttttgcttcatGTAAGCTAACATTGGATCgtcttctctctctttttcttttaacatcATCTCAAGATCCTTATCATCACGGTACCGAGCAAGTGGTTTATCAACCTCGTGTAAATAATCAGCaactttttccttgttttgttttgtttgagtCACCCTGATAACAAATAGAGAGGAAAGAAAGACATAAATTTAAGAAACACTTCTGCTTAAATCCAAATCCCTGCCCATGAAAGTTTTATTTGAGAGGGAGGGAGGTTTTTTTTCACAAGTCGCATTCCACAGGTTACTTTCATACTGATGGGTACAATGTAACTAAGCCAAATTAATAGTATACACTAATACACTATCTAAAACCAAATtttggttattattatttagaGCTACAGAGGAGAGCTTTTATCTGTCTTCATGATTGTGCAGTATGGTGGCCTAGAGCTGCCATAGGgattttgttatattttcagCTTTTTCCTTTATATAAATGGTTTtagttatttcattttgtttattttatttattttattcattttattctattttttattttcatttcatttcatttcgttttcaaaactatttaaaatgaaaatgaaaggaaatcaAAACCTTTTGTGTTATGAAATTAATCTCAAAGCGAAGTCAATTGaaagtaaatgaaattaaaacaaattgaaaaatttttgaCGGTGGCCTAAAACTGCCATAGACCAAGATGCCTTGTGGGCTTGACCTTGTGACAAGTCAACATGGCGGACAGAAGAAAGAAATCTTGGGGCACATTTAAGAACGAGATGAAAGCAAAGAGGTATAAAACTGGAGATGGCGGTGCgcagaaaaacgaaaaaggcaACATTCTTGAAAGACAAGAATTGGTAGTGCAGAGACTGAGCTCACAAGTATCCGGCAAAGCCCAAAAGTATACTAGGGTAGGGCCTCGCGAGTTCGTGCAGTACGATGAGGATGAACTCTCCATTGAAGGGATCAAAGCGGCTTGTGAGAAACATTTCTCACCCTCATTGGAACGCAAACGATTGTCCTGTGATGTTTTGGCCGGTGAGCAGGGGCCATCTTGTCACTCAATGAGGCACATTCCCGATTTAAAGGTGATCCACGTATGATTTATCAAGTCATCGAGCACACCAGACAGAcacctttcattttcattttcattttaaatagttttgaaaacgaaatgaaatgaaatgaaaataaaaaatagaataaaatgaagaaaataaaataaaataaacaaaatgaaataactaaaaccattcatataaaggaaaaaagctgaaaatataacaaaatcCCTATGGCACCTCTAGGCCACCATAGTGCAGTGACCTATACTTTGATCTGTGGAATATGACTAAACCAaaagacctgaaaaaaaaaacaaacaaacaaacaaaagaaacaaaactgctcctattttaaaaaaagagattaGTTACAAGTACTTGCAACGAAGCACTTGGAAAAAGAGAGGGATGGGAGAGAGAGGGAAAGGAGGGCTCTAGTTTTCCCTCACCCCCATCCCCTGACAGCTAGCTTAAACTCGTAGTTGGATACATGGAAGTTCTGAATAATCACTCTAGTAtgttacatttttattttgggCAGAATCAATGAATTAGTTAATCAATTAACTActtagttttttaataaaaaaactCTATTTTAAAGGATTCAGTGCTAGGCTTGATTGACTTGAAATTTTTACTgacaacaaaagaaatcaattaTGCTTATGGTATACACAACTACGATGTAAGCTGGTTCACTTTTAAGCAAAACATAACGGGGTTACATGTATCTTTAGCGTTGAAGCCTTTTGCACCAAAATATCACTCAAAAGTCATTACCTTTAGCCTGTGTGAGCAGTGTGTGAGCTGTTGGGGTATGTGCAAAAAATAACAGGAGGGGATGAAAAGTGGAACATGCCGACCCTACAAAATTATTAATCTTGACCTTCTTTGGGAAGATATTCTGTTAAATGGTGTAGACCATTAGCTATCCATTAGTTTTAGCTGATGAGGTGAtcttccataaaaaaaaaaattcaaaaagtgtcaaatgtttttaaaaaacaggtaTTTTGGGTGACCCTCACCTAAAACgtctgttttttaaaacatttgacacttattgacatttttttatgGAATATCAACTCATCAGCTACATAAGTACAAGTGTCACTCATCCCTGACAGTTTTTCCATTCACGATTCAAAGTAATAATTATCCTGTTTGAATTTGTGTTTTATCAGGCAGGGACAAAATGACATTGATTTCTACTGTTTCCCATTCTGTGCATTAGTGGAGTATGTAGAAGGGACTTCAGCTGTGCGGCCATACACATTCATACTGTTTAAAGAACTTGCTCTGAAAATggttgaagaaaataaatacagTACACAAAATCCTACCCTCTTCCCCATTCCATGAATTTCTCATTCTCTTCCATCTCTTTGCGTTCCTCGTCTCGTCTCTTAATTCTGTCCATTTTGATGTCCTTTTTCCTTCCCATCTTATCACGGTACACTGTTTCTGAACCCTTCCCAGATAGAGAGGGATCCATCTTGGAAAACATCTCTGCTTCCTGCACTCTTTTCCTTTCATTGTCTATCTTCAGGTCACTAGCAGTGAGCAGACCAGCCTTCTGTCCTGTACATTTGGGTAAAAAAACATGAACATGGACATTACAACAATAGAAACTCAATACTAAGTGCTTGTTACTGTACTGTTTGAACagtttattatattattatcaaAATGAGAAAACCAGAGACAACAGCCTTCCTTTGTAGGAAGTTGTAGATGTAATGTTGGAGTATCAAGTTGTTGACCTGCTTTGCAGTCTTTAAACTTAATGAACTTCACGagatttttagaatttttactCAAAAGGTGTTCCTAGCAAGAATCTGTTCATCatcattttattattagaaAACTCCAAGGCAAATTTTGCCCAATTTAATTTCTAATATTGTAATAATTCAGAAATACAAGCAGAGTTGTCCAAACTAAAAAATCGTAAAATCTTACAATTGTTTGCGATTCGCTATGCCAAAGAATAAAATGActcaaaaagttgtgaaaaGGTATAATCGTAATAAGAAAGTATAGCTGTAAAATGTTATATCAGTACAGGTAGGTGAAACCTTCAGGGTGGGGATGACTTTTAATAGACAAAACAAGGATTTCTCCTTTCAATTTGCCTGGTATTAGCTTGTGAACCAAAGGGAGAATAAATTCATTCTACATTAGGAGTCACTTAAGACCTTGTTCCATGCACCCCTCCACTGTCCAATAATACTCTGCACACTTACCACTTGCCATTGTGTCCTCAGATCCTGACTTTCTAATGTCACTTGATTTATTTCCTCTTTCAGGTCTGTTTTGTCTTCTTGGAGGTGACTGATCTGAATCACTGTTGCCATGCTTCCTTGGAGGTGATTCAAAGTCACTGTTTGTTCTTTTTCGAGCTAGTGAATGATCAGTGCCTCTATTTATTCTTGACCGAGGAGGGGAAAGGTCAGGAGCGTCACTCTGAGCTCTCCTTGCAGAGGAGTCTCTATGTGATCTTGACCGAGGAGGGGAAACGTCAGGAGAATCATTTCTTACTCTCCCTACAGTAGAGTCTCTTTTTCTTCCTGATCGGGGAGGGGAGCGGTCAACAGAGTCATTTCGAACCCTCCTGCCACCAGAGTCTCTATTTGATCCTAATCTTGGAGGGGAAAGATCAGGAGAGTCATTTCGAACCCTTCCTACAGTAGAGCCAGTATTAGGTCCTGACCGGAGAGGGGATAAGTCAGGAGAGTCATTATGGATTCTTGATGTAGTAGAT from Porites lutea chromosome 1, jaPorLute2.1, whole genome shotgun sequence encodes the following:
- the LOC140949711 gene encoding uncharacterized protein gives rise to the protein MAAISKQEYLKRYLSNSDSGKKKKKRKISKVASKRPTSILVDDDITLEDVKVNHEENEMNEFEVDADEAPAVYEDDGVTKISLETFKKREEDQRNKWAPINKNTQPSPSKEAGEKSNYDSDHSPPRITRRRRQDTPDLSPRGGLMANSPDQSPLRNRCRRIEADNSPPRSRGRHDSGDSIPEEAQNQLHVHDRSTTSRIHNDSPDLSPLRSGPNTGSTVGRVRNDSPDLSPPRLGSNRDSGGRRVRNDSVDRSPPRSGRKRDSTVGRVRNDSPDVSPPRSRSHRDSSARRAQSDAPDLSPPRSRINRGTDHSLARKRTNSDFESPPRKHGNSDSDQSPPRRQNRPERGNKSSDIRKSGSEDTMASGQKAGLLTASDLKIDNERKRVQEAEMFSKMDPSLSGKGSETVYRDKMGRKKDIKMDRIKRRDEERKEMEENEKFMEWGRGVTQTKQNKEKVADYLHEVDKPLARYRDDKDLEMMLKEKEREDDPMLAYMKQKKKKQDIKAGKKEKPVYKGPEPPPNRFNIRPGYRWDGVDRSNGFERKRFAMLANKMATQTQAYKWSTEDM